GTAGCTTTTGCTGTAGGTAATTATGAAAAACAAGATTTAGTTTCAGAAAGTGGAATTCCTATAGAAAATTATTACTATCCTTCTGACGTTTTAAAAGTTGAACCTACATATAGATATACAAAAAGAATTTTTGATTTTTTAGAAAATGAAATTGGTGTTCCATATCCTTGGCAAAATTATAAACAAATTCCTGTTCATGATTTTCTTTATGCCGGTATGGAGAATACGGGCACAACACTATTTTCAGACGCTTATTTTATCGATGAAAAATCCTTTAAGGATAAAAATTATGTAAATGTAAATGCTCATGAACTTGCGCATCAATGGTTTGGAAATTTGGTTACTGAAGAAAGTGGCTCACATCATTGGTTACAAGAAGGTTTTGCAACGTATTACGCCTATTTAACCGAGAGGTTAATTTTTGGTGAAGATGATTTTTATTGGAAATTAAGTGAAACAGCCAAAACATTAAAAGAAAGGGCAGATAAAGGAATGGGAGAATCTTTAGTAGATCCTAATGCCGATAGTTTAACTTTTTATGAAAAAGGAGCGTGGGCATTATTTATGTTAAGAGATGAGATTAAAGATGTTGCATTCAAAAAGGGAATCATTTCTTACTTAAATACCTATAGTTATAAGAATGCTACTGTAGATGACTTTATTAGAGAAATGGAAAAGGCAAGTGGTAAAAATCTTAACTCATTTAAAGAAGAATGGTTAGAAAGTATCGATTTTCCATATAAAAAGGTTTCCGATTATTTAAGACGGCATAGTTCATCTTTAGTTCAATATGATACTATAAAAGCCAGTGCCTTAAATACTGAAACGTATTATAAAGATTCTTTGATGACGTCGTTTTGGGATGTTGGTACCTCTGAGAATTTAAAAAGTCAATTTATTTTAGATTTTAATATTAAGATCAGTGATCTAAAACTAACAGAATTACTACAAAGTAATGATATTAAACCAAGACAAAGTTTAGCTATAACACGAGATCCTATTTTTAAAACTTTGAAGCCATTATTTGTAACTATGTTAAAAGATGATAGTTATATTACTATGGAAGCTGCACTGTACAAATTATGGGTAGAATTTCCAGAAGATAGAATTCAATATTTAAATGAGACTAAAGATATCGTAGGACTGCCTAATAAAAATATCCGCACGCTGTGGTTGGCATTGGCACTGGTAACTCCATCATATAATTTGGTAAAAAAATCATCTTATTTAAAAGAACTTAACAGCTATACTTCATCTGCTTATCATATGGAGGTACGCCAAAATGCCTTCCTTTATCTTTCAAATTTAAAAATTTTAGAAGGCGAAGCGTTGGTGAATTTGATTAAATCTACAAACCATCATTCCTGGCAATTCAGAAATTTCACAAGAAACTTGTTAGACGAAGAATTAAAGGATGAAGAGCAAAGAAAAAAAATAGATTCCATAGCCTTAGTTTTGGATTCTAAGGATTTACAGTACCTTAAGAAAAAATTGGAAAAAGAATGAGAGCTTTGGTTATTTCTGGTGGTGGTAGTAAAGGTGCATTCGCCGGTGGCGTTGCCCAATACCTAATACAAGAGGAAGGAAGAAACTATGATATTTTCGTGGGTACTTCTACAGGGAGTTTACTTATTTCTCATTTAGCATTGGGTAAGTTAGATAAGATTAAAGAAATATACTCTAACGTAAATCAAAAAAGTATCTTTAACAATTGCCCTTTTTTAATTAAAAAAATTCATGGAAACGAGGAAATTTCTATTAACCATTGGAACGTACTTCGCAATTTTATAGTTGGTAAAAAAACATTTGGAGAGAGCGAAAACTTGCGGAAACTTATAGAAAATAGTTTAACCATAGAGGAATTTAAAACTTTAAAGAATGGTGACTCTGATGTTATCATAACCGTTTCTAATTTGTCTTTAAATCAAGTAGAGTATAAATCTATAAAAGATTGTACGTATGAAGATTATTGCGATTGGGTCTGGATTTCAGCTAATTATACTCCATTTATGAGTTTGGTTCGCAAAAACGGTTGTGAATATGCTGATGGAGGCTTGGGCAGTATTGTACCTATTGAAGAGGCAATAAAAAGAGGTGCAACTGAAGTTGACGTGGTTGTCTTACATACCGAAGTTAATTACTTGAATAGGGTGGCATCAAGAAACCCGTTTGAACTGATTACCACAATGATGAGTTTTATTCTGGATAGAATTGAAAGTCAGAATATTAGAATTGGAAAATTAGTTGCTAATCAAAAAAATGCAATAATAAATTTATTCTATACGCCCACCATTTTAACTACTAATTCATTAATATTTGACAAGGAAAAAATGACCTTATGGTGGAAACGGGGCTATTTATACGCTAAAAATAAGAATGAAGAAACGAACCCTATTGAGCCTAATTCCAACGAATAAAAGGATTATATTTTAACCAAGTATTACTATATAAAATAAAAAATGCCTTCTTTAAGAAAGCATTTTTTGATTTATATCAATATCGTCTCTGTATATGGCTCGTAGCGTGTAAATTAAACAATTATTTTCGGATTAAGCACAAGCCAGATTTTTAAATTTTACTATTTATCTTTTTTATTGGAAATCGTCAAATTTAAAAATTTGGCGACTTTTCAAATATGCCTTAAATTCGATTAAGCAACTGCCCAGCTATGAGCTATATACGTTGTTGCCAGTAGTATTTTATTCCATTCTACTCATTTAAGTCGCTCCTTGCATAGCTCCAATTGATTCAAAAACTTCTTCTTGGTCTTGTTTTTCAGTCCAACCCATTTTTGATAATTCAGCTCTAACTTGGTCTTCCGTTTTTTCCTTTACAAAATGATAGTATGCAAAATCTACAACTTCCATTGGAATCCTTTCAAGTGAATAAGATATTAGACTTGACGAAAGTCTTAAAATACCAACAAAATAGGTAATTACTAATTGTAAAATCCAACTGATTAATAATCCTATCCAACCAGTATTTAGATTTTTAAGCGTTAATCCAGCTTCAAACCTTGCTTGCATAAATTCCCAAAAACTAAAAGGTTGAAAGTTATTTTCACTTAATATTATTTGATACTGAAAATACTGATTTGAAATGTATGTTATAAGAATCATACCGATTAAAAGGTAATGTAAATGGTCATAAAAAGTGTAATTACTCACTTTAATAAGCTGTTTTAAAACAAAACCCATTACAATTGCGACTCCTACTTCAAAAAGTCCAATTATATATATTCCTTTTACAGAAAGAAATGCAACAATAAAACCTAATAATAAAGACGTAATTAAACCTCCAACGATTGGAATCCATATTTGAGGTTCTTTTCGGATTTTTGGTTGTGGTAAGTTTTCAGGGATTTCATAATCATCCCAATTATTTTTTTTCTCTACTTCTTTTTCTAATTCAGCTAAAGTTTCTCTGTCAAATTCCTGTTCAGTTTTTTTAAATGCGTGAATAAATAATTTTACTCGTTTAGAATTTCGTCCATTATCCCACATTTCGTTTCCAAGTGAGACGCTTTTTATTGACAGTTTTCCATAATCGAAAGAAACAGTTATTTTTTCAGTCCATCTATTCCAATCTCCTTTTCGTTTAGCTTCAGCACTTTTTTCATCTTGGTAGACTAAGTTCCAACCTAACTTTTCATAAGTTTGAATTACAATCGGAATAATTACAGTTTTATTTAAATCCGTTCTTATTTCTTCTTCAAATTTTGGTGTCCAATTGAAACTATGTTTCTTCTTTATTGTGGATTCGTATTTCTTTAGTTCGTCGGTCATTTTATATTACTGGCAACTATACGTTAAATATACTACCACAAATCTCCAATTTCCTTTTTCACAAACGATAATGCCGTAGCAGACGGTGATGTCTTGTCCATGGTTTCATTAAGTATGTCTTCCCTTAATTTATCGGCTGATTCTGTTTGACTCATTGCTGCCTTTCTAATCATTTGTATAGTGGCACTTTTTGCTGCTTTTATAATGTTCCAACATTCATCACTCAAATAAATTTGCTGTGAAAGGTTATGGTCAAATTCTGTTTCAATACTTTTTATTAATAAGCTTTCATAAGCACCTTTTTCTTTAGATTGTGGTGCAACTCGTACAACTAGACTAGGGATTGCAATGCGTTCTAAAAATAATGCCATTCGTTCATAAGCCTGTAAACGTATTGGTAAAGTGTCTTTTTGAGAATCTTTATGTAATAGGAAACGTCTACGTCCTTCTTCATTATTGGTATGCATTCTAAAAAAGTAAAATGCTATAGCTCCAGTGACTACTGAAGGTAATAAATAAGCAAAAAGTTGAAATATTTGATCTGACGTCATTTTTTAATTAGTTATAATTTACGAAATAAGAACGTCCAAATTTCTCAATTAGTATAGTGTTTTATCGATGAAATGCAAGTAATTTAATTTTTTATATCTCCTTTTGCCATATCATAAAATGCTTTATAATCGGGCTGAAACTTTATTTGTAATGATTCGCGTAAGCCTCCATCTTTTCCTACGGCTACGATACGCTCACCGTTTACGCCGTAATCTTTTATTAGAATACTAGCAATTGCAGTAGCTTGTTGTAAAGCAATATCCATTTCACCAGTTATATTTAAACTTGCTATAGTGATAACACTTTTAGGATTTGCATTGGCAACTTTAGCAACATTTTCAATCCAAGTCTTAGATTCATCAGTTGGTTTAATACCTATGCCATCGGCAAAGAAAAAATCTAAATTTTCTGAAATAATAACGGAGCCATCGGCTACACTAACTTTTGCGTTTTCACCCAAAACTTGTTTAGAATTCGTCAATAGTACAACAGCGGTCGAATCATTACTGGAAACAGCATCTGTCACCCCTTTTAGTTGCTTTTCTTTTCGTTCCAAAGCAGCCATGGTTTTATTGATATTCTCAGAATTTTGACTAGATAATGCTGCAAAACTATTTAAGTTCTTCATTAAAGTTGCATTTGCATCTTGTAACTCTGCTACTTGAGACTGATATTCATTTGAACGTTGATCAGCTAACTTCTCATTTCTTTGAGAGGTACTGACCATTCGTGAAATGGAATCTAGTTTATATTTTAAATCTTGATTCTGTTCTATTAATTCACTTTTTTTCTGTGCCTGTATAGTAGATATCCCAACAAGTAAAAATGCTAAGTATAAAAATATTTTCATCATATTTATCTAAATTTTGCCACCAAGATACGAACAGTCTTTTAATTCTTGTACACCATTAAAAGGTACTTTGGTTTTATTATAACCGTATGTAGATGCCAAACTGCGGTTTAAGTCATTATCATCAACATTTACTTGAACATCATCCATAGTAAATTGGCTAGGATGCTCATAGCCGGCTGCATGGGTAATTTCTAAAAATTCTTTTCTGAAAGTGTTGAAATATTGTGCCAATCGGTCCGATTTTAATGGCACGTTAATACCTTTTTGTAGCCATTTACTTTGGGTTGCAATACCTGTTGGGCATCTGTTTGTATGGCATACTTGTGCCTGTATACAACCAATACTCATCATTGCTTCACGTGCAACATTTATGCAATCTGCTCCCATTGCAAATGCCATAGCTGCTTTTGCAGGAAAACCCAATTTACCTGATCCAATGAATACAATTCTATCCGTTAAATTTCTGTTCAAGAATACTCTATACAGACTTGAAAATCCGTACACCCAAGGTAAAGAAACGTGGTCAGCAAAAGATGGGGGAGCGGCTCCAGTACCACCTTCACCACCATCAACAGTTATGAAATCTGGACCTTTTCCTGTTTTTAACATCATATCTGCCAATTCTTCCCATTGGTCTAGTTTTCCTATAGCTCCTTTTATACCTACGGGTAATCCTGTTTCATCAGCAATGGCTTCAATTAAGGCCATTAATT
The genomic region above belongs to Maribacter hydrothermalis and contains:
- a CDS encoding M1 family metallopeptidase, with the translated sequence MKTYFILFMFLAFGLGNAQIKQVDFIKISATITPDSLKKEIVGDAVYTFLLNEEIDSIYIDAKNIEVVEFRLDGRKKDIFNDGKRIGFKAPKRTGEYTVRISYVAQPKQALYFVGFDDRLAGNEQIWTQGQGKYTSHWLPSFDDMNEKTEFDLEIIYYPNSTVIANGKLLETKKIDDKVSWVFNMEKPMSSYLVAFAVGNYEKQDLVSESGIPIENYYYPSDVLKVEPTYRYTKRIFDFLENEIGVPYPWQNYKQIPVHDFLYAGMENTGTTLFSDAYFIDEKSFKDKNYVNVNAHELAHQWFGNLVTEESGSHHWLQEGFATYYAYLTERLIFGEDDFYWKLSETAKTLKERADKGMGESLVDPNADSLTFYEKGAWALFMLRDEIKDVAFKKGIISYLNTYSYKNATVDDFIREMEKASGKNLNSFKEEWLESIDFPYKKVSDYLRRHSSSLVQYDTIKASALNTETYYKDSLMTSFWDVGTSENLKSQFILDFNIKISDLKLTELLQSNDIKPRQSLAITRDPIFKTLKPLFVTMLKDDSYITMEAALYKLWVEFPEDRIQYLNETKDIVGLPNKNIRTLWLALALVTPSYNLVKKSSYLKELNSYTSSAYHMEVRQNAFLYLSNLKILEGEALVNLIKSTNHHSWQFRNFTRNLLDEELKDEEQRKKIDSIALVLDSKDLQYLKKKLEKE
- a CDS encoding patatin-like phospholipase family protein; this translates as MRALVISGGGSKGAFAGGVAQYLIQEEGRNYDIFVGTSTGSLLISHLALGKLDKIKEIYSNVNQKSIFNNCPFLIKKIHGNEEISINHWNVLRNFIVGKKTFGESENLRKLIENSLTIEEFKTLKNGDSDVIITVSNLSLNQVEYKSIKDCTYEDYCDWVWISANYTPFMSLVRKNGCEYADGGLGSIVPIEEAIKRGATEVDVVVLHTEVNYLNRVASRNPFELITTMMSFILDRIESQNIRIGKLVANQKNAIINLFYTPTILTTNSLIFDKEKMTLWWKRGYLYAKNKNEETNPIEPNSNE
- a CDS encoding DUF7935 family protein, which translates into the protein MTSDQIFQLFAYLLPSVVTGAIAFYFFRMHTNNEEGRRRFLLHKDSQKDTLPIRLQAYERMALFLERIAIPSLVVRVAPQSKEKGAYESLLIKSIETEFDHNLSQQIYLSDECWNIIKAAKSATIQMIRKAAMSQTESADKLREDILNETMDKTSPSATALSFVKKEIGDLW